The following proteins are co-located in the Hevea brasiliensis isolate MT/VB/25A 57/8 chromosome 11, ASM3005281v1, whole genome shotgun sequence genome:
- the LOC110632683 gene encoding uncharacterized protein LOC110632683 translates to MNIDECGTHRKLQLQELEAIRNYAYKDMMIYKAKTKASHDRRLRPKEFEVGQRVLLYHSRLRLFPSNLHSHWLGPYIITNVYDYVVVEIKSETTEKMFKVNGHHSKPYYEKFQEATFVTPLFA, encoded by the coding sequence ATGAACATAGATGAATGTGGTACACATAGGAAGTTGCAATTACAAGAACTAGAAGCCATAAGGAATTATGCCTATAAAGATATGATGATTTATAAAGCAAAGACTAAGGCATCCCATGATAGGAGGCTTCGGCCTAAGGAGTTTGAGGTGGGGCAAAGAGTGCTTCTCTACCACTCTAGACTTCGTCTATTTCCTAGTAATCTTCATTCTCACTGGCTTGGTCCTTATATTATTACTAATGTTTATGATTATGTTGTAGTGGAGATTAAGAGCGAAACTACTGAAAAAATGTTCAAAGTTAATGGCCATCATTCGAAACCCTACTATGAAAAATTCCAAGAAGCCACATTTgtgacacccctatttgcatag